Proteins from a single region of Mycoplasmopsis edwardii:
- a CDS encoding lipoate--protein ligase has translation MKIYISKEYSPFFNLVLEEIITKDQDNTEDVIFLYQHANDVIIGRNQNAYKEVKFNVLEEQKIGLYRRLSGGGAVYHDLGNLNFSFITLNNSDRSYQKFLEPVLSFLQSLGLNAQFKGRNDLVVNDAKFSGNAQFIYKNKIVHHGTILFNANLTVLGNVLNPSKLKMESKGITSAKQRVTNLLNELEEKITIQEFIEKFATFLKEKYQAKILDIPQKYLDQVAEVRKLRESNEWVLGKNPEFSFFSEKKTGAGILQISANIKENKIQEIKFEGDFLTLLGTSYIEEKLIGQDFSKNNLKTFFENLDDLKNYFGAISIEEILEVLFN, from the coding sequence ATGAAAATATATATTAGTAAAGAGTATTCACCATTTTTCAATTTAGTACTTGAAGAAATCATTACAAAAGATCAAGATAATACTGAAGATGTTATCTTCTTATATCAACATGCAAATGATGTAATTATCGGTAGAAACCAAAACGCTTATAAAGAAGTAAAATTCAATGTTTTAGAAGAGCAAAAAATTGGGTTATATAGAAGACTTTCAGGAGGAGGTGCAGTTTACCATGATTTAGGTAACTTAAACTTCTCATTTATCACACTAAATAATAGCGACAGAAGTTATCAAAAATTCCTGGAACCAGTTTTGAGTTTCTTGCAATCATTAGGTCTTAATGCACAATTTAAAGGAAGAAATGATTTGGTTGTTAATGATGCAAAATTCTCCGGTAATGCCCAATTCATTTATAAAAATAAAATTGTGCACCATGGAACAATTTTATTTAATGCTAACTTAACAGTGTTAGGAAATGTCTTAAACCCAAGTAAATTAAAAATGGAATCAAAAGGTATCACAAGTGCAAAGCAAAGAGTTACAAACTTATTAAATGAACTTGAAGAAAAAATAACCATTCAAGAGTTTATTGAAAAGTTTGCAACATTTTTGAAAGAAAAATACCAGGCAAAAATTTTAGACATTCCTCAAAAATATTTAGACCAAGTAGCTGAAGTTAGAAAACTAAGAGAATCAAACGAATGAGTTTTAGGCAAAAACCCAGAATTCTCATTCTTTAGTGAGAAAAAAACTGGTGCTGGTATCTTACAAATTAGTGCTAACATCAAAGAAAATAAAATTCAAGAAATTAAATTTGAAGGTGACTTTTTAACATTATTAGGAACAAGTTATATTGAAGAAAAATTAATTGGTCAAGACTTTTCTAAAAATAACTTAAAAACATTTTTCGAAAATCTAGATGATCTTAAAAACTATTTTGGTGCAATTAGTATAGAAGAAATATTGGAAGTATTATTTAACTAA
- a CDS encoding PTS transporter subunit EIIC: MSALSHLKPQQNIFKKMMQVLSKIGSTLMFPIAILPVAAILLRIGAEIPTQTQFANIVQTITIKSGGIVFDNLHLIFAVGLAFGFSKDKRGEAAFAGLIAVLITTFLVPFLADQFYNQVNFGNGIVGFKALFGGKYDAILGNNILTSIFVGALVAYIYNRTNSVELPKVLGFFSGKRLIPALAIIAATVFSIIWAIVFPWIAYLIYLISKALSDATSVGEKATLGTRFTRASIMGVYGFINRLLIPFGLHHIPNNLFWFQLGSWAKEGAKAGETVNGDIFIFLQGVAKDNPGGIFQAGFFPMMMFGLPALVAAFVYTAENKVQRTRVIALFGSAALVSFLSGITEPIEFAFLYASPLLYFVHAVLTGVFAFITGAFGIQLGFGFSAGLMDYITSIPKSMAIINDSNFTGAARVFANPAWIIPIGLLTAASYFFIGKYLIKKLNLATPGRGAGVILQEEKAQEASEQSSGFSTKAKQIVQGFGGWDNIVEYNNCSTRLRYVVKDGSKVDEELIKKAGAFGLAKMSDTSFQAIIGVEAESLNNEIVANIGKEL; this comes from the coding sequence ATGAGTGCTCTAAGTCATTTAAAACCTCAACAAAATATCTTTAAAAAGATGATGCAGGTGTTGAGCAAAATTGGGTCAACTTTAATGTTCCCAATTGCGATTTTACCTGTAGCAGCTATTTTATTAAGAATAGGTGCTGAAATCCCAACACAAACACAATTCGCAAATATTGTGCAAACAATAACAATTAAAAGTGGTGGAATTGTATTTGACAATTTACACTTAATCTTTGCAGTAGGTTTAGCTTTTGGTTTTTCAAAAGATAAACGTGGTGAAGCTGCATTTGCAGGATTGATTGCTGTATTAATAACAACTTTCTTAGTTCCGTTTTTAGCAGATCAATTTTACAATCAAGTTAACTTTGGAAACGGAATTGTAGGTTTCAAAGCTTTATTTGGTGGTAAATATGATGCAATCTTAGGAAACAACATTTTAACTTCTATTTTTGTTGGTGCATTAGTTGCTTACATTTACAATAGAACAAACAGTGTTGAATTACCTAAAGTATTAGGATTTTTCTCAGGAAAAAGACTAATTCCTGCTTTAGCAATCATTGCAGCAACAGTATTCTCAATAATTTGAGCAATCGTTTTCCCATGAATTGCTTATCTAATTTACTTAATTTCTAAAGCTCTTTCAGATGCAACAAGTGTTGGAGAAAAAGCAACACTTGGAACAAGATTTACAAGAGCTTCAATTATGGGTGTATATGGATTTATTAACCGTTTATTAATTCCATTTGGATTACACCACATTCCTAACAACTTATTCTGATTCCAATTAGGTTCATGAGCTAAAGAAGGTGCTAAAGCTGGTGAAACTGTAAATGGTGATATCTTCATCTTCTTACAAGGTGTTGCAAAAGATAACCCAGGTGGAATCTTCCAAGCTGGATTCTTCCCAATGATGATGTTTGGATTGCCTGCATTAGTTGCAGCGTTTGTATATACTGCAGAAAACAAAGTTCAAAGAACAAGAGTTATTGCTTTATTTGGTTCAGCAGCTTTAGTTAGCTTCCTTTCTGGAATTACAGAACCAATTGAATTTGCATTCTTATATGCTTCTCCTTTATTATATTTTGTACATGCCGTTTTAACTGGTGTATTTGCATTCATTACTGGTGCATTTGGAATTCAATTAGGATTTGGATTCTCAGCTGGATTAATGGACTACATTACTTCAATTCCTAAATCAATGGCAATTATTAACGATTCAAACTTCACAGGTGCAGCAAGAGTATTCGCTAACCCTGCTTGAATTATTCCAATCGGATTATTAACAGCAGCAAGTTACTTCTTTATTGGAAAATACTTAATCAAAAAATTAAACTTAGCAACTCCAGGACGTGGTGCAGGTGTTATCTTACAAGAAGAAAAAGCACAAGAAGCATCAGAACAATCTTCAGGGTTCTCAACAAAAGCTAAACAAATTGTTCAAGGTTTTGGTGGATGAGATAACATTGTTGAATACAATAATTGTTCAACTAGATTAAGATACGTTGTTAAAGATGGTTCAAAAGTTGATGAAGAGTTAATTAAAAAAGCAGGTGCTTTTGGATTAGCTAAAATGTCAGACACTTCTTTCCAAGCAATTATTGGTGTTGAAGCAGAATCATTAAACAACGAAATAGTTGCAAACATTGGCAAAGAATTATAA
- a CDS encoding N-acetylmuramic acid 6-phosphate etherase — protein MKELDKLSIKNLVNLFNETNLEVHQALKNIEGDLELIIQKIIKTIQNRGRVIYVGAGSSGRIGLLDALDVLPTFNEENWFTYSMAGGNQAVLKSLEGFEDDYQLGFNDAKRMNVNQKDLIIGLSASGNTKYIKGFFDFGKSQNAYNVLIENKLGGACEGVSDFILFVDTGKEIIDGSTRLKAATAQKLILNMFSSIGAIKNNKVYNDLMIDLTPINEKLVLRSYQIISLINNVSLEKAKEYYELADYNIKQACVMLKYNINKESAKNLLDKSNNNLRKALENGINN, from the coding sequence ATGAAAGAACTAGATAAATTAAGTATTAAAAATCTTGTAAATTTATTTAATGAAACAAATTTAGAGGTGCATCAAGCATTAAAAAATATTGAAGGTGACCTTGAGCTAATAATTCAAAAAATAATAAAAACTATTCAAAATAGAGGAAGAGTAATTTATGTAGGTGCTGGATCCAGCGGAAGAATTGGATTGCTTGATGCATTAGACGTTTTACCTACTTTTAATGAAGAAAATTGATTTACTTATTCCATGGCTGGTGGCAACCAAGCGGTTTTAAAATCACTTGAAGGATTTGAAGATGATTATCAACTTGGTTTTAATGATGCAAAACGAATGAATGTAAATCAAAAAGACTTAATAATAGGTCTTTCAGCTTCAGGTAATACTAAATATATTAAAGGTTTTTTTGACTTTGGAAAGTCTCAAAATGCTTACAATGTTTTAATTGAAAATAAACTTGGCGGTGCTTGTGAAGGTGTTAGTGACTTTATATTATTTGTCGATACCGGTAAAGAAATAATTGATGGTTCAACTAGGTTAAAAGCTGCAACTGCACAAAAATTAATTTTAAATATGTTCTCAAGCATTGGTGCAATTAAAAATAATAAAGTTTACAATGATTTAATGATAGATTTAACACCTATTAATGAAAAACTTGTTTTAAGAAGCTATCAAATTATTAGCTTAATTAATAATGTATCATTAGAAAAGGCAAAAGAATATTATGAACTAGCTGATTATAATATTAAACAAGCTTGCGTTATGCTGAAGTATAATATTAATAAAGAAAGCGCTAAAAATCTATTAGATAAATCAAATAATAATTTAAGAAAGGCACTTGAAAATGGAATCAATAATTAA